A stretch of Oncorhynchus gorbuscha isolate QuinsamMale2020 ecotype Even-year linkage group LG24, OgorEven_v1.0, whole genome shotgun sequence DNA encodes these proteins:
- the si:ch211-215i13.3 gene encoding brain and acute leukemia cytoplasmic protein, with translation MGCGGSRSDTIIEPRYHESWTRETESTWLTNTDAEAALSTINSKGLEGIQKEKRMMVTTGTQCGKQTLTSSGPNHWRSCHDVGLTQTKKESRRRASKEVPAPSKAVQSVSGSGDTVPLSQAADER, from the exons ATGGGTTGTGGAGGAAGCCGGTCCGACACAATAATCGAACCGAGGTATCATGAAAGCTGGACCCGAGAAACCGAGTCGACATGGCTCACCAATACAGACGCCGAGGCTGCTCTTTCTACTATCAACA GTAAAGGGCTGGAGGGTATTcagaaggagaagaggatgaTGGTGACCACAGGGACCCAGTGTGGGAAGCAGACCCTCACCAGCTCTGGACCCAACCACTGGCGGTCCTGCCACGATGTAGGCCTCACT CAAACAAAAAAAGAGTCCAGAAGGAGAGCATCTAAGGAGGTGCCTGCTCCGTCTAAAGCGGTCCAGTCTGTCAGTGGCAGTGGGGACACCGTCCCACTCAGTCAGGCCGCTGATGAAAGGTGA